The region CTGTACGCCATCCGCCGCGGGCTTGAGCATCGGCAAGTGCCTGCAGACGCGAGTTGAGCAACCGCAGGTAGTGATCGGCCAGGGGACTGCTCAGGCCGATGGCCTCCACCCTGCTTGAGACCATGCGCATCTCATTGAGGACCCGGTCACGATCCGCACGCAGTTCTTCGACGCCCACGGGCTCAGCGAGCAGCAGCGCCGCCCAAGTGTGTCCGTGCACCGACCTCAACAGCCGGTCCACAGGCAGCCCGCTGTCACGAGAATCGACGGACGGCGCCCCGGGTACGCCTAGAGCGATCGCACCGTATGCCAGCGGTGGTGTGGCTACGCCGGCGGCCGAGACGTCCACCGCCGGGTAGCAGCCGCCAAGAACGGTCAGGATCATCGCCTGCCGGGCATCCAAGGACTCGTCATCGTCAGGGTCGGCCCAGGTACCCAGGCGTACGGAAACACCTTGTCGGGTGCCGTCGAGCAGGAAGGCGATCGGCGCCCCCGCGCCGGCGAGGCCTACGAGAAGCGGCAGCGTGGGCGGCTCGAATCTTGTCTCTTCATCCCGATCACCGCTCCCCTGCATGGCCTGCGGCGTGGGAGCTTGTACCGAGCGCCCAACCCCGGTCACCCGCACAGCGCGCCGGGCAACCAGCGGAACCACACTGCCACCGCCTGGCAACGGAGGCGTCAGGGCTATGCGCTGGAGATAGTCGACCGCGTCGGTGCTGACTGGGTCAGTGATCATCGCAGCTCCACCTCAAGGAGTACGCCAGTCCGTCGGCAGCCAGTCGTCAGGCTCACCTGTCGGTGCCGTCCAAATGGCGATCCAGTTGCTGACGATGAAGGCGGCGATCGCCAGCATGAGGATGACGGCGATGACTAGAGCCACCTTGTGCAAGCGTCCGTAGGACTTACCCTTCACCTGGGCTCGAGTGGTGAGGTTCGTAAACTCCTCGACGCGCAGAGTTCCATTGCGCCATCGACCACTGACATGCACTTCGTCACCGTTGCTCACAGAGCCCGAGAAGGTCAGACCCCGCATTTCCACGGGCACAGGATCCATGCGGTTGCCTCGGTCGTCATGGCGCTCAATGCGGAAGTGCCAAATCTCGATCTCGTTGTCTCCACTGACCACAGACCGTTCACGCCTGACCTGGAAGTCCCGCACGGTTCCCGTGAAACCCTGCGTGAGTCTTCTCCGCTCCGCAGCCGTCACGCGGCTCTCCGCCACTGGTTCCTGAACGGGGCGGCCGCCTGTATGGGCTTCGAACGACGGTGGGGGATGAGAGGGGTAGGGCGGGGTTGAGGGGAAAACGGTGTGCGCCGTGATCACTCCTCCACACGACGAGCAGCTAGCGGCGCCTGTTGGTACCGGATTGCCACATTCGGGACAGGGGCGTGTGAGTGCCCTCCGGCACTGTTCGCAATGAACGGCACCGGTCCGGTTCTCAAATCCGCACAAGTTGCAGCGCATGTGGTGGCTCCCTCAATCCACGCTAGACCCGAGGGACACGAGATGCGCGCCGTAACATTCAGCAACCATGTGCGTGCAGTGGGTTCGCTACGCCACAGAGTCAGCCCGCTCCGCAGCGATAGACGGCATCGCCCCCAACGAACGCCGGATCAGCAACGGAGTACGGGCCAGGTGGCCGGCCGGGCGGTCTCCTCGGCGCCCCCGCGTCAGCGCCAGAAGTCCGGCGTATGCCAGCCGGAGCGCTTGCACGATGTGAACCTCAGGGTGAACGACTGCGACAGCATGAAGTCCAGCGCCAGCAGCACACGCCCCTCGGACAAATCTCGGATCCGTGCAGACCCCGTTGCCGACAAGTAAGCCAACGCCCAGACGATGCCGCTGCCCGGCTCACGGACGAACACGTGGGCAGGCCGCGAAGCCGACCACTCGCAGGCTGCGAGATTGTGACTGAGCACGGTAGTTGGCCCCAAAGGACAACTCCGATGCACAAAACACGAGCAGGTACGCCGGCGACGTGGTCGAGGGCCAGTTATTCGTCGCTCAGGGCAGTCAGGTCCAGGGGGCGTCGGACGGTTCGGGCTCTTCGGGGTGGAGCATGCGGCGGACGCAGTCCAAAAGCCCCGGCTCACCGCGTCCGGCGGCGGCCATCCAGGGCAGGGCGTCCATGGCGCGGGCGCGTTCTTCGGTGGCCAGGGCTTCGACGGTGGTGTGCAGGGCGTCGGGAGCGGGTTCGTCGGTCAGGCAGAGCCAGCCGATCGCGGCCGCGAGGCGGACTTCGGGGGCCTGTGCCCGGTCCTGCCACAGCTTGCGGATCCATCCGGTGGCCGGCTGGTGCGGGTGGGCACGTGTGATCTCTGCTGTGGCAAGAACCAAGGCGGCCCGGGCCGTGGGGTCCTGCTCCTTGGCGAACCGGGTGGCGAAGGCGCTTCGGACCGTGTGCCCGGGCTCGGCCGCGGTGGCGAGAGCGTAGGAGGCGTCGATGCGCATGGCGGGGTCGGAGGCGTCGAGGAGAGGCAGGAGCACGGGGGCTCCGGTGGTGATCGCGGCTCGCGCGGCGGCCACCGACCAGCCTGCCGGGTAGCCGGTCACTTCAACGCCGTAGTCGTCATAGCCGTCGTGCTGGGGGCCGGAGCGGTGAAGGAGGAGTTCGTCGCGGGAGGCGACACCGAAGTGACGGGCTCGGGCCGGGGCGGCGAGACCGCCCAGAGCGTCGACGCGGTGCCGATGGTGGGGGTCGGCGGCGATCCGGATCAGGAATGGGACGGCGAGAGCGGCGGCGGCCCGGCTGTCGTCGGCGCACATGCCGACCAGGACACCCATCGACGTACGTGCCGGCTCGTCTCCGGTGCGCAGCAGGCGAACGGCCTCCCGAGCGTTCTCCCCGTGAGGGAAGTTTCCCCAGGAAAGGTCGTCGAGAGCGGCTCCGTCGAAGGTCCCGGGCCGGATGGTCGCCACGACAGCCCGGATGTCGAATGGGCCACCTGCAAACGAGGCCAGATCCGCCCCGTCCACCAGGGCCCGACACATCGCGAACGTCGGATCGGTCCGCCAGTCCCCCACACCACACCATCCCACCGTCAATCCACAGAGATTCGATCATGCGCGATTCAGACGACCCGAAGCCACCTGGCAGTCAGACCGCTGCATGCCGCAGACCACAGCAATCCCAGAAACCCCCAGCTCAGCGCGTCTGCGCCGCCTACTCGTGAGCCATGTAGCGCGCACAGGGGCTTCCCAATGGAGAAGTCAAGCCTCGGCCGCCCGTGGGGATACGCGGGCCCGTGCCCTGGGGGGTGAGGTTGATCAGCGGGTCGGGAACGTAGTGAGCCCGAGCTCCCACTGGTCGGCCGCTTCAAGGAGCGCGGCAGTATCCAGCCGTACCTCCACGACGAACTGGTAGATGTCCGCTCCGTTGTCACCCTGCTGCCATGGCGGTGCCGCTTCCAAGGAGAGGTGGACCCGAAGCAGCACCGAACCCTCAGTTCGGTCAGCGAGGCTGAAGGCCAGGACTGGCTGGGTGAACCACGTGTCCGGTGACAGCTCGCCTTCGGCGTCGAGCCCGGTCACGGCGACCCCTCCCGCTGCCGCCGCGCGTAGCCACGCTGATATTTCACGTGCTTCACCGGTCAGCAGGCACGGATCGGCAAAGGACCAGCTGCCCTCGGAGGTTGTCACCGCGCCGCTGATGACCAGCCAGTTGTCGTCGTACGGGTTGGCCCCGGCTTGGGGGAACTGATAGCCCAGTGGGCGAAGCTCGACACGGTTTACGTGATCGTTCAAAAGCACTGACACACGATGTCACGGACTGTCCCGGAGCTGTTCAGCGCGGGTCCTATAGGCAGAGTGGTGCCGTGACAGGCGGTGCTGTGACTTGGTAGAGGCGCCGGTCCCGGATCAGGGCCCACAGGACGTTGACGCGGCGGCGGGCAAGGGCGATTACGGCCTGGGTATGGCGTTTTCCCTCGGATCGTTTGCGGTCGTAGAAGGCCCGGGAGTTCGGGTCGTAGCGGACGCTGGTCAGCGCGGACATGTAGAAGACACGCTGGAGGCCGCGGTGGTAGTGACGGGGCCGGTGAAGGTTGCCGCTCTTCTTCCCCGAGTCGTGCGGCGCCGGCGCGAGGCCGGCGAAGGCGGCCAGCCGGTCCGGGGTCGCGAAGAAGGCGAGGTCACTGCCGACTCCGGCCAGGAGTTCGGCTCCGAGAAGGGGTCCGATGCCGGGCATGCTCGTGATGATCTCCGCGAGGTCGTGGGCGCGGAAGCGGTCCTCGATGAGCCGGTCGACCTCCGCGACCTTCTCGTTCAGCACCCGCACGTCAGCGGCGAGGGCCCGCACCAGCTGGGCGATCACCGTCTCGCCGGGGACTGCGGTGTGCTGCTGTGCGGCGGCCTCGACTGCCGTCGTCGCGAGCTCCTCCGGCATGCGGACGCCTCGAGCGCGGAGCCAGCGGGCCAGCCGGGTCGTGCCCATACGGCGGATAGCGGCCGGGGTCTGGTAGCCGTCGAGGAGGATGAGCGGGCCCGTGCTGGTGAGGACGAGAGCACGCTCCAGGGCAGGAAACATGCCGGTCAGCGTGGAGCGCAGGCGGTTGATCGCCCGGGTCCGGTCACGAACGAGGTCCGTGCGGCGGGTCGTGAGGATCTTCAGCTCGATGGTGGCCTCGTCGGTGGGCCGCATCGGCTTGAGGTCGCGGCGGATGCGGGCCTGGTCAGCGATGACCAAGGCGTCGCGGGCGTCGGTCTTGCCCTCGCCCCGGTATCCGTCGCTGGCTCGATTCACGACACGGCCGGGGATGTAGAGGAGCTCCTGACCGTGGCCTGTGAGCAGAGCCAGGAGGAGTGCGGGCTCGCCGCCGGCCATGTCGACAGCCCAGGTGACGTGATTCCCCAGAGCGAGGACGTCTTGGAGGAGCTGAAGTAACTCAGGCTCTCCGTTCGGCACCCGACGGGACAGCAGCTTCGCGCCGTCCTGGTCGATGGCGACGCAGTGGTGGTGAGTCTTGCCGCTGTCGATTCCGGCCCAGATCCGGTTCATCGCGCTCCAGACGATCGTGCGTGCAGGTCTGCCGCAGACGACCTCGCCGGCATGGCCTTACGCAGCGATCTTTGTCGCACTTCCCAATCTGGCGGCCGGGTCGTCGTGGGGCGCCGGGCGGCCAAGCCACTGCAGCCACGGACGGCAGCCAACTAGAAGCCACACCCGGCACCCCCGGGCGGCCCAACCATACGAAGGGCTCGACCATCCCGTCCCAGGAACGTAAGGCCAACTAGCGTGCTCAAGGGCCAACTATCTCGCTCAGTCACAGAGATCGCGTACCGACTCACGACGGAGTATCCGGTTCGCGTTGTTCGATTTTCGTTCGATACTTTGGAGGGAGAGATTCCGGCCATATCGGCTGAAAACCATACGTTCCTGGGAGGCGGGCATGAGCGACGGCGTCCACCTCCACGTGGCGAGCGGCTACTCCGCCCGCTACGGCGCCTCCCATCCCTACGACCTGGTGCGCCGAGCCGCGGAACGTGGCATTGGAACGCTCGCGCTGACCGACCGGGACACGGTGACCGGGGCCGTGCGCTTCGCGAAGGCTGCTACCGCGGCCGGGGTCCGTCCCGTGTTCGGGGTCGACGTCGCGGTCGCACCCAACTCTCCGGTTCGTCCCGGATCCACGTCACGGCCGCGCACGCCCGTACGCGGCGGAGCCCACGTGGTCGAACCACCGCTGCGGGTCACTCTGCTCGCGCGGAACGCCGCCGGATGGGGGCGGCTGTGCCGTTTGGTGTCGGCCGCGCATGCCGGTGCGGCGGGTGGGCCGCCGGTGGTGTCCTGGGAGACGCTCTGCCGGTACGCCGATCAGGACCTGCTGGTCCTGTTGGGGCCGGTGTCGGAACCGGTGCGGGCCCTGTCGGCCGGGCGCCCGGACCTTGCCGAGCGATTGATCGCCCCGTGGCGTGAGATGGCCGGAGGGAACCTGCGGCTGGAGACGGTGTGCTGGGGCGTGCCCGGTATGGGACCGGGCTCGTTGCGGCTGGCCGCCCGCACGCTCGGTCTTGCCGATCGGCTCGGTGTCCGGGCGGTGCTGGCGAACGCGGTTCGCTATGCCGACCCGGCGCAGCATCGGGTCGCCGATGTGTTGGATGCGGGCCGGCTGCTGCGGCCGATCGACTGGCGTCGGCTGGACTGCGGCGAGCGCTGGTTGAAGGACCCGGCCGCCATGCGCGGCGCCGCGGAGCGGATCGCGGAGGCGTCCGGTGCCGGGCTCGGCCGCGCGGCCGCTCTCCTTGCCGAGACCGTACGGGCTGGTGAGGAGTGTGTGCTCGATCCGGTCGCGGACCTGGGGTTGGGGCGGCCGCATTTCCCCGAGCCGTCGGTCGTGGGGGCCGGACCGGGGCCGGGCGGCGCGATGCGGCTGCTGCGCCAGCGCTGCGACGCGGGGATGTTCGCGCGCGGCCTGGAGGGTGACCGGCGGGCGGTTGAGCAGCTGGAGTACGAGCTGGGCGTGATCGGGAAGCTGGAGTACGAGGCGTACTTCCTGGCGGTCGCCCAGGTCGTGGCGGACGTTCGCGCGATGGGCATCCGGGTCGCGGCCCGGGGCTCGGGCGCCGGCTCGATGGTCAACCACGCCTTGTTCGTGGCGACGGCCAATCCGCTGGACCACGACCTGCTCTTCGAACGATTCCTGTCGGAGCGCCGGTCTTCGCTGCCGGACATCGACGTCGATGTGGAGTCCGCGCGCCGGCTGGAGGTCTACGACCGGATCATCGAGCGCTTCGGGACGCAGCGTGTCGCGGTGACCGGTATGCCGGAGACCTACCGGGCCCGGCACGCCCTGCGCGACACCGGCCTCGCCCTGGGCATCGCACCCCAGGTGGTCGACCGGATCGCGAAGTCGTTCCCGCACATCCGGGCCTGCGACATCCGCGACGCCCTCGCGACGCTGCCGGAGCTGAAGCAGCTCGCGACGGAGGCCAGCTCGTTCGGGCCGCTGTGGGAGCTGGCCGAAGGCCTGGACAAGCTCCCACGCGGCATCGCCATGCACCCGTGCGGAGTGATCCTCTCCAACGCGAGCCTGCTGGACCGGCTACCGGTCCAGCCCACCCCGGGCGGCCAGTACCCGATGGTCCAGGCCGACAAGGAGGACGTCGAAGACCTCGGCCTGCTCAAGCTCGACGTCCTCGGGGTACGGATGCAGTCCGCGATGGCGCACGCCGTCAAGGAGATCCACCGCACGAGCGGCCGCCAGATCGACCTCGACAACCCCGACCACGTCCTGCTCGGTGACCCGGGCGCCTTCGACCTGATTCGTAAGAGCGACACGGTCGGGATGTTCCAGCTGGAGTCCCCGGGACAGCAGGACTTGGTCGGCCGGCTCCAGCCGCGCGACGTCCAGGACGTCATCGCCGACATCAGCCTTTTCCGGCCGGGCCCGGTCAAGGGCGGCATGCCCGCTCTATACATCGCCGCCCGCCACGGCGCCGCCCCCCGCTACCCGCACCCCGACCTTGTCCCGGTGCTGTCGTCGACGTACGGGGTGACGATCTGGCACGAGCAGATCATCGACATGTTCGCCGTCCTGACCGGCTGCGACCGGGCTCTCGCCGACATCGCCCGCCGCGCGCTCGCCGACAAGGAACGCCTGCCGCAGGTGGAGGCCTGGTTCAAGGGCGAGGCCGGCCGCCGCGGCTACTCCCCCGCCGTCCTGGACGAGGTGTGGGAGATCATCAAGGGCTTCGGCGCCTACGGCTTCTGCCGCGCGCACGCCGTCGCCTTCGCGGTCCCGGCTCTCCAGTCGGCATGGCTCAAAGCCCACCACCCGGCCGCCCTGTACGCGGGGCTGCTGGAACACGACCCCGGAATGTGGCCAGCCCGGGTCATCGTCTCCGACGCCCGCCGCCATCACGTGCCCGTCCTGAACGTCGACATCAACAAGTCGAAGCCCGACTACCGCATCGAGCAGACCGAGCCGGGGGTGTGGGGAGTTCGTCTGTCGCTGTCCTCGGTGAAGGGAATCAGCGAGGACCAGGTCGCCCGGATCGCGGCCGGCCAGCCCTACAACAGCCTCCAGGACTTCTGGCAGCGTGCCCGCCCCGCCCTGCCGATCGCCGAGCGCCTCATCCAGATCGGTGCCCTCGACACCCTGCGCGGCCCGCTCACCCGACGCGACCTCCTCCTGCAGGCCGCCGAGCTCCACGCCCACACCCGAACCCGGCCCGCCGACGGACAGCTCCCCCTGGGCGGGGAGCTCGTCACCGCTGAACCCTCGGGCCTGCCGGAGATGACCAGCCGCGAAGCACTCAGCGCGGAGATCAACGTGCTGAAGATCGACGTGTCCCAGCACCTGATGACCCACCATCACCGGTTGCTGCGCGAGGTCGGCGCCACCGACGCCGCCCACCTGGGGGCCATGTATCCCGGGCAGAAGGTCCTGGTCGCGGGCGTTCGCGCCTCCACCCAGACCCCGCCCATCCCCTCCGGCAAGCGCGTCATCTTCGTGACCTTGGAGGACGGCTCCGGCCTCGTCGACATCGCGTTCTTCGACGACAGCCACGACGCGGTCGCCCACACCGTCTTCCACTCCGGACTCCTCCTGGTGCGGGGCACCGTCGAGGCCCGCGGCCCGCGCCGCACCGTGGTCGGCCAGATGGTGTGGGACCTGGAAGAACTCGCCGCCGCCCGCCGCGACCACGGCCCCGAAGCCGTCCTCCACCTCCTCGGCCAGAGCCGGCTCGCCCCCCCCCCCGCCCAAAGCGGCGCCCCGGCACGGACGCTGGCCCACGGCACCGGCGGGGCCCGCCTGCACCCGTACGCCGACCTCCAGCCCGCCGGCACCCGCTCCGCCGACCTCAAATCCCTCGGCTACACGAGCCCCGGAAGCGCCGGGTGATGATCGCCATGACCGAACGTCGCATCCTCCACGCCCACTGGCACCTCCCCCACAACGACGACGCGGACCTGTACGCGCAGCTCCTGGCTGTCGCCGAGGGCATCACCCCGCGCGTCCAGGCGATCCCGCCAGACGCCGCGCACCTCGACATCACCGGCGCGCTCCGCTACTGGCAGCGCGACTCCGAAGGACTCGCCGCGCTCCTGCGTCTGCGCACTCTGGCCCTGCACGGCGTGCAGACGACGTGCGCGGTGGCGCCGAACCGGATGCTGGCCACGATGGCGGCCGCCGTCACACCGCCCGGCATGACCACTGTGATCGACGCGGAGGACGTCGAGCGGTGGCTGCGCCGGCGCCCGGTTGCGGCCCTCTACGGCGTCGGTCCCGCGACCGCGGGCAAGCTGCGCACCTACGGCCTCTACACCATCGGCGACGTCGCCGAGACACCCATGCCCACGCTCGTCCGTCTCTTCGGCGCCGCCACCGGCCGCGCCCTGCACGCTCACGCCCACGGCCAGGACCCGCGCACCGTCCAGACCCAGCCGATCGCGAAGCCCTTGACCGCCGACCGGGCCTTCGAACACGACGTCCTGGACCCGGCCGAACACCGCAGAGCTCTGCTCGATCTGGCCGGGGAGGTCGCCGCCCGCCTGCGCGACGGGCAGCAAGCCGCAGGCGAACTGGCCCTGTCCGTCCGCTACGCCGACCGCAGCGTCAGCAACCGCAGCCGCACCCTCGCCGAAGCCACCGCACACACCCAGCCGATCGCCGCGACCGCCTACGAGCTCTACGAGCTGTTCGGCCTCCAGCGCGCCCGTGTACGAGCCATCAGCTTGCGCGCACAAGACCTCCGTCCCTCGAGCGAAGCCTCCCAGCAACTCACCCTCGACCCAGGCGACGACCGCGCCCTGGCCGTCGAAGCGGTCACCGACCGAGCCCGCGCCCGCTACGGACCCGGCACCATCCGACCTGCCACCCTCGCCGCGAAGGCGTTCTCGCCAGCACTGACGCCCTCCGAAGGGCACCGTCCGTGACAACCCCCGGGTTCCGCATCGCCGGTGGACCCTGGCACCCGGGCGAGATGTGGAAGCCCAGCTTGCCGAAGGCCTCGCGGACCCCGATGAAGCCCTGCGGCAGCTCCGGCTTGAGCAGGCCGCCGATCTCCTCGCTGATCTCGCCGTACGACTTCAGGCCCAGCGCCTTCAGCAGCCGGCAGTGGGTGCCGAAGACGTTCATGGCCAGCGGCATCGCCGAGCCGTAGGTCAGTGATCTCCTCGTCTACGGGCGAGGGTCACTCCAGCCAGCGGCGTATGACCAGCAGCTGATCCAACGCGGGAGGCAGGGGCAGGAGGGGGATCGGGGCCGGCCACACGCCTACGCCGCCTCGGGTGAGGCAGGGACGACCGTTGGGCGGGTCTGGTTCTTCAGCTCCATACGGGCCGCCACCACATCCTCCTTCTGCAGGGTCGACCAGTAGGGATGGTCAACCACGGCGATCGACAACTCCCGGATCTCCCTCCACATCCGGTCCGCCGTCTCCTTCTCCTCCTGGGACCAGCCAGGGCTGTCCGGGACGTCCCCACGGTGGGAGTACCGCTCGCCGGCGGCCCAACCCGTCATCGGCTCCACGCTCCAGGGCAGTCCGGCGAGAAACGCGCGATGTTCGGCGTGGGCGCGATGCAGCTGCTCCTGGAGCTTGAGGAGATCGTCAGGGAAGGAGCACGCGTCGGATGAGGTCACCTCCCGATCGTATTCCTGTTCGATTCCAGATGGGAAACCGACGCTCCGCTGTATCCCTCCGACGGCCCGCCCCGGGGCTTCGGCCCCGGACGGCCGTCCATCTCACTCGCCGCGGCGACGGTAGTGCGACGCTGGATTCAGGGGCCGCGACGTGCGATGTGGAGGTTCGAGTGCGTCCGATCTGGTCCGGTGCGATCTCTTTCGGCCTGGTCACTTCTCTGAACTAGCCGGTCAAGTCTTCGGGTCACCCAGTGCCCGCCCCGCTACCTCGCCGACGAACATCGTCGTCGTCCCGCCGGTGCACGCCGCCCGCGACGTTGGCCTACTGGTGGCGAAGCTGATGTTCAACCGCCTTGCCATGATCGGGGTCGAGTGGGTCGACGGCACCCGCGCCGCGGGCAAGTCCCGCCTGCACCTGCTCGGCTACGGCCACCGGACTGGCCCAGCCTTCGCCACCCTCATTGGTGTCGGCCGCCCCGCCCGGGATGCCGCCTGAGGGGTCCCCGACTTCCTGCACCGCTGATGCGGGAAAATATCAAGACACGTGGCTGAATCGTGCGTCTAATGGCCGGTGTGACGAACCCTCAAGCACCCTTCCTGTGGCTTCCTGCACAAGACGATGGCCCCGAGGCGCTCACGCTCGTCGTGGACACCCCCAAGGGCACCCACATACGCCGCATCCCGCCCGCGCTACCCCTGCCCGCGCACATCGACCACGGGCCGGGGGCTGAGGAGGCAACCCACAGGGCGGCTGCCACCTGGGGCATGCCCGACTTCGTGTTCCAGCAGGCCGCACACGCCGCCAAGGGCTCGGGCAGGCGAGAGCTGGGCGACCGGCTCCTCCTGGCCGGGCGCCGCGGGGCGGTCGTCCAGGTCAAGGCGCGCACAATCGCTCCCAAGGCCGATGCCCAGGAGATCGTCTGGATTCAGAAGGTGGCGGCTAAGGCCATGAGCCAGGCCAAGGGCACCGTACGACAGCTGCGCATGATGCCTGCCTATATGGTCAACGGCCGAGACCGGGCCATGCAGGTGGACGGCAACGCGTTCGAATGGATCGCGGTCTTCCTGCTCGATCACCCGCACGTTCCCCGGGACACCGTGGTCACCTGGCAGCCGCTCGGCATGCCCGCCATCGCTCTCACGCGCCGCGACTGGGACTTCCTCTTCGACCAGCTACGCTCCACCACCGCTGTACTCGACTACCTCTTTCGGGCAGCCGGCGAGCCCGCCGTTCCCCTCGGCGACGAGCCGGTGCGCTACTACGAACTCGCCGCTGCGGACGCGGATGCGCCTCCGCGGCCGATCGACACCGAGCTGGTGGGAGCCGGCGGCACGCTGTTCTCCGTCCCGCAGTTGCCCCAGGCCCCTGCCGGCGGTGACGGCACCAATGTCCACCGAGTCCTGCGCATCATCCTCGAAGACATCGCGCTCACTCCGTTCGGCGAGCCGATGACGGAGCTCAACCGCTTCACCGTGCTCTCCGACCTCGACCGCCTCCCGGTCTCGGCCAGGGCGGAGTGGGGGCACCTCCTGCTGGACATGCTTCGCGATGTCCCGGACGTACCCGCGGGTAACTGCAAGTGGCGCTTCCGTCGCATGCTCTACGAGGACGGCACACGCCAGCTCATCGTTGGCGCAGCCACCCGCTTCGACCGCACAATCCAGGTCGCCTTCACCGCCTATGTCCAGCTTCGCCACCACGAAGTCACCACACGCACCGGCCGAACCGACGAGTCCTCGACCCTCGGAGTGCTGCTTACCCCCCGCCGGAACGGAAGGCCCTGGGACACCAGCACCGTACGCGTCCACGGAGACCTCGAGATCCCATCGGGGGACCTGAAGCTCTACAGCGATGTGTGGAACCGTGCCTTCGAAGAGGGCGATGCGGTCGATCACAGCCGAGCCGGACGGCCCCCGGCAGCACCGGCAGCAGGGTGACGCCGTCGCCCTGACCGCCCTTACTCCGCCGTTGATCCGAGGCCCCGAAGCGCTACCCGGCACGCCAGACAGCCGGTGACCGCCGGCATACCCGAGTGGTCCGGGGCTCAGGTGATGACGGTGGCGCTAGCGACTCAGCGGGCCACAACGCAACCGACCCAGGCATGTCCCGTCGCGCCCGGTGATCCCATGGCCCTGTACGGGGTCCGGGGGCATTGCGGATGAACGCAAGCAGCGAAGCTGCGCCAGGGCTGATGGGCCAAGGGCTCCAAGGTGATGCGCGGCTACCGCGAGGCGACGGCGGGTTCAATGAGAACGCCTTACACGGCGTGCTGTACCGTCAGAGACGAGCACGAGGAAGGGGGCCGCAGCAGCTGTTGCGGCCCCCTTCCTGCAGGTCACAGGCCCTACCCAGCGCTCGCAGTCACTCCTTCGCCTCCGGGGTGGCCAGCTCGATACCACGAGCCTTTCGCAGCCACCGCAGCCCGAACCCGACCGCCAGCGCGCAGCCTCCGACCCAACTCCACCCCTCCGTCAGGAGTGTGTGCAGGCCGTCGTGCCACTGGATGTAGATGATGTGCGCCCCCACCGCCATGGCGTGCAAGGAGTTGGTCCGGCTCCCAGACGACAGGATCCAGTCCAGCGGGTACCACAGCGGGCGCGTCAGATCATGCAGCCGTAGCCGTACCGCCGC is a window of Streptomyces subrutilus DNA encoding:
- a CDS encoding WapI family immunity protein, which encodes MLLNDHVNRVELRPLGYQFPQAGANPYDDNWLVISGAVTTSEGSWSFADPCLLTGEAREISAWLRAAAAGGVAVTGLDAEGELSPDTWFTQPVLAFSLADRTEGSVLLRVHLSLEAAPPWQQGDNGADIYQFVVEVRLDTAALLEAADQWELGLTTFPTR
- a CDS encoding IS110 family transposase — protein: MNRIWAGIDSGKTHHHCVAIDQDGAKLLSRRVPNGEPELLQLLQDVLALGNHVTWAVDMAGGEPALLLALLTGHGQELLYIPGRVVNRASDGYRGEGKTDARDALVIADQARIRRDLKPMRPTDEATIELKILTTRRTDLVRDRTRAINRLRSTLTGMFPALERALVLTSTGPLILLDGYQTPAAIRRMGTTRLARWLRARGVRMPEELATTAVEAAAQQHTAVPGETVIAQLVRALAADVRVLNEKVAEVDRLIEDRFRAHDLAEIITSMPGIGPLLGAELLAGVGSDLAFFATPDRLAAFAGLAPAPHDSGKKSGNLHRPRHYHRGLQRVFYMSALTSVRYDPNSRAFYDRKRSEGKRHTQAVIALARRRVNVLWALIRDRRLYQVTAPPVTAPLCL
- a CDS encoding DNA polymerase III subunit alpha; translated protein: MSDGVHLHVASGYSARYGASHPYDLVRRAAERGIGTLALTDRDTVTGAVRFAKAATAAGVRPVFGVDVAVAPNSPVRPGSTSRPRTPVRGGAHVVEPPLRVTLLARNAAGWGRLCRLVSAAHAGAAGGPPVVSWETLCRYADQDLLVLLGPVSEPVRALSAGRPDLAERLIAPWREMAGGNLRLETVCWGVPGMGPGSLRLAARTLGLADRLGVRAVLANAVRYADPAQHRVADVLDAGRLLRPIDWRRLDCGERWLKDPAAMRGAAERIAEASGAGLGRAAALLAETVRAGEECVLDPVADLGLGRPHFPEPSVVGAGPGPGGAMRLLRQRCDAGMFARGLEGDRRAVEQLEYELGVIGKLEYEAYFLAVAQVVADVRAMGIRVAARGSGAGSMVNHALFVATANPLDHDLLFERFLSERRSSLPDIDVDVESARRLEVYDRIIERFGTQRVAVTGMPETYRARHALRDTGLALGIAPQVVDRIAKSFPHIRACDIRDALATLPELKQLATEASSFGPLWELAEGLDKLPRGIAMHPCGVILSNASLLDRLPVQPTPGGQYPMVQADKEDVEDLGLLKLDVLGVRMQSAMAHAVKEIHRTSGRQIDLDNPDHVLLGDPGAFDLIRKSDTVGMFQLESPGQQDLVGRLQPRDVQDVIADISLFRPGPVKGGMPALYIAARHGAAPRYPHPDLVPVLSSTYGVTIWHEQIIDMFAVLTGCDRALADIARRALADKERLPQVEAWFKGEAGRRGYSPAVLDEVWEIIKGFGAYGFCRAHAVAFAVPALQSAWLKAHHPAALYAGLLEHDPGMWPARVIVSDARRHHVPVLNVDINKSKPDYRIEQTEPGVWGVRLSLSSVKGISEDQVARIAAGQPYNSLQDFWQRARPALPIAERLIQIGALDTLRGPLTRRDLLLQAAELHAHTRTRPADGQLPLGGELVTAEPSGLPEMTSREALSAEINVLKIDVSQHLMTHHHRLLREVGATDAAHLGAMYPGQKVLVAGVRASTQTPPIPSGKRVIFVTLEDGSGLVDIAFFDDSHDAVAHTVFHSGLLLVRGTVEARGPRRTVVGQMVWDLEELAAARRDHGPEAVLHLLGQSRLAPPPAQSGAPARTLAHGTGGARLHPYADLQPAGTRSADLKSLGYTSPGSAG
- a CDS encoding DNA polymerase Y family protein, with product MTERRILHAHWHLPHNDDADLYAQLLAVAEGITPRVQAIPPDAAHLDITGALRYWQRDSEGLAALLRLRTLALHGVQTTCAVAPNRMLATMAAAVTPPGMTTVIDAEDVERWLRRRPVAALYGVGPATAGKLRTYGLYTIGDVAETPMPTLVRLFGAATGRALHAHAHGQDPRTVQTQPIAKPLTADRAFEHDVLDPAEHRRALLDLAGEVAARLRDGQQAAGELALSVRYADRSVSNRSRTLAEATAHTQPIAATAYELYELFGLQRARVRAISLRAQDLRPSSEASQQLTLDPGDDRALAVEAVTDRARARYGPGTIRPATLAAKAFSPALTPSEGHRP